The Saprospiraceae bacterium sequence TGTTTAAAAGCCATTTCTGGAATGGTGCCAGACAGATTGCCTAAAGAATCAAAAACTAAAAAATTTTGTTCTCCTTCTCTGTAATATTTTTCAATCAAAGATGACATAGGATCACCAAGATGTAATTGAGTAAATGAAGTACGCATGATATCCCTAACTTTTGTCCCTGCCAGTATCGATATGACCTTTGTCTGATCATACTCCTGACCAGCCATCATATAAATAAAAAGCCCTATCAGAGAGAGTATCAATTGAGAATATAATATTCCAAAAACTATAAAGCCGATAGCAATGATTCTACCAATACGCATAGCAATAAAGGTGGCTTTGTTTTTTCCCAGTTTTACTGCCAGCAATGATCTCAGCACCCTGCCACCATCCATAGGAAAAGCAGGTATAAGGTTGAACATAAATAAAGCAAGATTCATAAATAGAATATATCTTGCGAATTCGGCAGGTATGTCAAATCTTAAGTTGTTAAGATCAGGGAATATTTGACCAGTTGAAATAGCCAGAACTACTCCTATAATCAAGGCAATGACAACATTGACAAAAGGTCCGGCCAAGGCAATATAAAATTCATGCAGAGGTTTTTCCGGGATACTTTCGAGGCGTGCCACACCGCCAATCGGGGACAACAATATATCTCTTG is a genomic window containing:
- a CDS encoding site-2 protease family protein, with translation MKNIKSPTGPSLQIGTFWQIPVKIHWSFGILLLFVIFTALTNGYKMWQSIGFILYFLLLFVCVVLHEYGHALTARKFGVVTRDILLSPIGGVARLESIPEKPLHEFYIALAGPFVNVVIALIIGVVLAISTGQIFPDLNNLRFDIPAEFARYILFMNLALFMFNLIPAFPMDGGRVLRSLLAVKLGKNKATFIAMRIGRIIAIGFIVFGILYSQLILSLIGLFIYMMAGQEYDQTKVISILAGTKVRDIMRTSFTQLHLGDPMSSLIEKYYREGEQNFLVFDSLGNLSGTIPEMAFKQISGNNTNEHLTAQHLMSPAIVVVSPEDNLKDVTNQMKEKGSTIAAVVENGHIVGVIDKNNIENHIRLKSD